From the Coregonus clupeaformis isolate EN_2021a unplaced genomic scaffold, ASM2061545v1 scaf0366, whole genome shotgun sequence genome, the window tcctgTATGAAGGAAGTTACAGGTATTTTCGCGAgcaaatgctaactagcgttagcgcaatgactggattGCTATGGGAACAGCATGCTAGCTTTTCCTTCAagctgcacgcagagacataaaaagggCATCCacgagttaatctgactctggggaaatagataaaggtcttcattgccaaaatcccgaagtatgcCTTTAACTATGTCGATGAAAGTAGTTCTATGAACGAAACAATCAATGAGGCATTTTGGCAATGCAGTAAATAACGCTGTGGCCTTGAGTTGCACCCTGAATGCTCAATGCCCATTTGCAGAACCCTGTGATGACTGACTGACCTTGCGCAGGTTGCTCTTCTTGGAGGACGTCAAGCTCTCGTCATCGCTAATGtagggaggtgggggaggggctGGGTAGTTGTCGTCGTAACGACGGTCGGGGAAGGCAGAGGGCGGTGACATGGGGAGTGGAGGGGGTCCGCGGGGGGCCCTGCCTCGGTCCGAGCGTTCGCTGTCGCTGTCCAGGCGCTCGCGGCTCCTCGCCCTCTGCTGCTCACCTAGACGTTTCTTCTCCATGGCTTCCCGCAGAAAGCTATCATCATAGGCGTCCCGCCCACCGCCACGGCCGCCACCGCGCTCCCGATCACGTTCGACGGCCATCAAGTCGTCACGGCTACGGCTGCGTCTCCCCTGGAGACCGCTGGCCGGGCTGCCTCCGCGGTGACGGTCGTCGGGGGAGGGCTCGCGTCGTCTGCGGTCGTCAAAGTCACGGCCGCGGTCGCGGTCATAGCCGACGTGGCTGCTAAAGTCATCATCCGAGCTGAGAGGAGAAAAAACAGTGGGTAAACAACTTGGTCAAATAATTATCTTCCCCAGATTTGACCTCTGAGAGGTAAGGCTCACGCACTAGAAATACGTAGGGAAGTAATGTAAGGTAAaaggagaaagagtgagaggtGCCAGATAAGAGCCtcaccctctcctgtctctggcTCCTCCTCCGTCACGGCGGTGGGGAGGGTAGTCGTCGCGGGGATCCCGGGGGTCTCTGGGGTAGCGGTCTCGGCGGGCGATGTCGTCCAGGTTGTCCATGGAGCGGGCGCGTCCCTGGGCCCCCATGTGGGGGGAGGGTCCACCTCCTCGCCGCGGGTAGTCGTCACGCCCCCGCTGGCCGTGCGTGGACACGCTGCTGATGGTGCTCATGGCCTCGTCCTGGTCGTACACGGTGGCGAGGGGCGGGGCCTGGGAGCGGCCGCCGCCACGGCCCCGGGGGTCATCGTGTAGGGAGCTGACCTCACTCATCCCCCCATCCactgagaaagagagcgagagatggagggagagaaggaaaaatGAAGAGGATGGGGAAATGCacaagaaagacagagagagagagatcaaccgCAAGTCAGAGTTAAAAAGCACCATCAAAGAACATTACAACACATTAAAGTTGAAGCCAGTAGAAGGCTCCATGTGAAATGAACGAATACTTTCCCCTTTCACTTGAACAACCCTCATAAAACACAACATTGAACTGATGGATGAGCCTAGGGACCATATTCAAATAGCTTCTCAGAGGTCCCGCCTGGCTATTGTGATCTAAAAggttaaactgatcctagatcagcactcctactctgaggctCTTTGGGATTACAGGCCCCGAACTCTGAAGTACAGTCCAGTTGACATGGGTGTGTTTATGTGTAGGTGTAAGACTCACAGCGGTTGTACTTCCCAGCGGCGTCACCAGACTGGGTGAGGTCCAGGTTGGCTAACTGTTTCTCCATGTAGTAGATGGCCCGCGTTGCGTTCCCATCTGGGTCCACCTGGATACGGTAGCCGCTCCGAGCTGAGGAGGAGGGAGTAAACCATGACACATTGTGACAAGCAGGGTTGGTctcaattccatttaaatccattcaattcaggaagtaaacaaaAATTCCTTTGAAAAAGAAtgggaatttcagtttactttgtGAATTCACTGAATGGAAATGGAAATGAGCCCAACCCTGGTGAGGAGATGAAATATGCTGATATTTCTCAGCCCGCGAGCCATAGCTCTTGTTAGACTTTTATGTATTATCACAAATAATCAAACAGATTGAGGATTTCTAGTAACCGTTTTAACTACTCACTTTGGTCTCCTGCGCCACTGTTCTGGTCATGCAGCAAAGGCACCTGGGAGCCCTGTCCAACTACAAACAGAAAACAAAAAAAGAGATTTATCAACAAAAGGTTCCTCACGCCAGCGTTGAAAACCACATGGCTGCGAAAATGTGCAGTACTAAGATCTGAAAGCAAGAGGATCATCAATCCACACAAAACTGAGAAGCGAAAGTCACGCATAAAGTGCTTTTATCCAGCTAATTGTCATGTTAAAACTGGAGGGAGGCTGTAGTCACCTGAGCTGGCTCCGTCGTACTCCCGTCCGTAGCCGTTGGGGTGTAGTGGGGGGCCACCCATCCCCTGGGGTAGGGGCAGCATGGGCATGCCGGGCTGTTGCATGCCCCCTCCGTAGGGTGGCTGGGCGTACATGCTGGGGGCATAGAGCGTGGGGGCGTAGTGGCTGGGGACGCCTGACTTCGCCGCCTTGCCTGCTTCGTACACTGAATTGAGAGGAGTCAGTTCACCGTGTTACGATGCATTAATGTTGTAGTTAGGTCGTAGTTAGGTAGCATACTGGAAATACATATTGTGGAGGGCTTACTTCATTTGCCAGGGTTTACTTAATTTGCCTGTTAAAATGTGTTTCATTGTAAGTCATGATGGAATTCAATACAACCAGTGTGTTGTGCACGAGCAAAACCTATATGTCTTTCTATGAAGATAAGAGTAGCAGCACATGCTGTATAAATAATATGTACATGAGAATGGCAAATAAAAGGTATACAGTGCCAGGGTCACAAACTGGCAAAGTGAAACTGAATGAGAAAAAGGAGTTTGGTTGAATGGAATGGGCACACTCATGTGAAGGTGGCATCGAAGCAGGATGCTCTGTGCCCAGTGGAAGAGGAACAATTAAGGGTGGTGTTGGCGTGGTTTTTGCACAGAGCGGTGGAGAGCGGTACTTACGTGCCCGGGGGCAGCAGCATTTCTCAGGGCAGCAGGGGCAGCTGACGTAGCAGCAGCAGGTGTGGGGGCAGCACTGGCACCAGCAGATCGCTATGAGGAGCAACAGCAGCAGGAAGCCAAACACTACCAGTACCACCAACAACCAGTCTGTAGACAGAGAAAGaatagagggggaagagagaaagtaaagggagagagaaagtagagagagagagggagagagaaagtagagagaggaagtagagcgagagagagagagagaatgtataaTTATGTATGTACAGGCAAGCTaatgtgtgtgccattcagtcaAAATGAAACATCTCTGCGTTCTCCGGGTGGCTATCAGCGTGGTTGAATATTAACGTTTCTGTATTTACATAGCACTTGTTCATGCAGTTCTAGGTTTCCCTTGGCTCTGTTTAAACCAGAGAAGTGGAGGACTTCTACTGTTCAAAAAGCCAACTTGACAAAGCTAATATCTTCAAAGATGTGGACAAGAAAATGACAATTTACAAGTCTATCAAGAACACTGGAGAACAGAGGCCTAGTATAGAAAAAGAAACACATTCATTTTAGAACCTGTAGCTTGGCTAGTCCAATTATCAGTCTAGTATGCAAAGCTACAGTATGTATTGTGAGAAAAGTCACAATGACAAGCAGTAAACATTGGAGCATCTACACGACAGGTTCATTTCAGACATCAGAGAAACCAGATAAGACAGGTTTCGGTTTTCCTTTTTTTCAAACACTGGTTTCAGTGAGTCATTCTGTCAGATTAGAGAGCTAGCTGCACGGGATGTAAAAACAATACATGCCAATACACTGAACGAGGATATATTAACTTAAACCCCACATCTCCTATAAATGTCATAGGCTGCAGTCTGACTGAAAAAGAGTTCATGTGCAGTTTGAGTCAACACAAAGCAGACCAGAGCTATGTGCTGAGTGGCCTCATATTGCAACAATGTCAGTCTTTAGGGCTAGCATTATGTTCTGCTGAGAGTTTTGCGGTCTCGACCATGAAGGAGAGAAAAAACTAGTTAGAGTTGAATGTAACATTTTATTCCATGCAACCTAATTTTATATTTCAAGGGTTACACATTTTCTCATAATCTGTTTTTTAAGTTGTTGTGAGGGGACTTCACATGCAAGGACAAGTCCAAACAAGATAAAGAGGAGTTTTTTGGTGGCTGTTTAGCGGTCTGTTGAGCACTTCTTTGAGATGTTAAGCAATGTGGTTCCTCATTCTAAATTTAGACCTTGAAGGTggtgtaatgtaaaaaaaaaaaaataaatggaCATACTGAGAGGCTTGATTTAGTACAGCCAAAATCATTGCACAAACTACCTTGATAAAAACATCAACAAGCTTGATAACTCAAACCAGCAAAACCTTAGTTTTGTCGGCCTTTCTCAAGGGAGGCTGCTTCTCTGACTCTACATGTTCTAACCACACTGACTATATGTTGTCTCATTCAAAGCTGTGAGGTATTTGCAAGAGGGTCCAGGCCAACTATTATTCTCCAGAAACTGAACCTATACAGTGACATAGTTTACATATTACCCTAACAATCATGGCTTAGGCTAGGTTGGGCTCTACTGAATATAAGGGGCAAATTGGAAAGTACCTTCCATAACCAGTAAGTCAATCTCAGGCAGGAGATCAGTGGTATTAGACTTTCTCTCTGTGAAAGAAGGAAAGCCACCATTATTTTAAAAAGCCCCAACTATCTTTCTAGTAAATGACTATACCTTTGCCCTCTAGAGTCTCCCTCACAACAACTTGTCCTTCTTGGAATTCCCTGCTAAGTGGTTCATGAATCACTTCAAAATGGAAGTCATGGATCCTTCCGGAGAAACTTCACTGAGCCTTGAGGGATGCAGTCTCATTAAGCACAACCAGGAGTTGAATAGCAAATTTGGAAATTGTGGAACTGCCTGAAAATTGGATTTGGCTTTTCAAGATAATTTTACATTTGATTGTTACCGCTATAAGATTTTGTGTTGCTCCACATGGTGTCCAGCTAACTCAACAAATAAACCAAAGCAAACTAAGGGGAAACCAACACAGAGTAAACAAGTGATTGTTCCTCATAGGACAGCAGTTCTGTGAGGAGCAGTGGTATAGGACttggtagagagatggaggggtggtggtggaAGATGACGGCAGGTCAGGGGAGCTCTAAGAAGGGTTTGTGAGGATAGAAGCCACTCACCCAGCACTATGAGCTCAGTGTAGTCCTCGCTGTTCCCTGTCAGATCCTGAGCAGACACCACAGAGCACACGTACACGCCGCTGTCTCCCCACGCTGTCTGGGCAAAGTTCAGGTCTGCGTCTAAAGAGACAAGTAGGGTGGGTTTGAGGAAGGGACACTGGCAACAGACAAGACTCACCGTGATATAGGAGCCTTGTAATGGAAGTAacacacagacatagagagagacaggaacacatacgcacacaccgGTGTGCACGCccgcccacacacatacacaccacatttGAAATCACTAAAAGCCAAACTCACTGTTCAAGATGCTGACTTTGCGCCCCTGGTAATCCTGGCCCAGGGTGACAGCACTGCCCTGCTTGGAGGCCACAATGCGCACTGTCCGCGTGCTGTCGGCACACTCAATGTTGGCGTTGTAGTTAGGGTTGTTCTGGGACAGGACGTTGTCAGCGCTGCTGGGGTTCAGGGCTGCCTGGATGGGGTCCCTGCAGTAGGACTTGTACTTCCAGGTGATGACGGGTGGCTGCGTGGAAGACGTCTGGAAGTTGCAGGTGAGCGTGACCGGCTGGAACAGGATGACCACGTATCTCTTGACAGGACACTGGACAGAGATGGCCATGGTGGAACCTGGAGAGAGAA encodes:
- the lsr gene encoding lipolysis-stimulated lipoprotein receptor isoform X1, translating into MFLTFVVTVLMATGSTMAISVQCPVKRYVVILFQPVTLTCNFQTSSTQPPVITWKYKSYCRDPIQAALNPSSADNVLSQNNPNYNANIECADSTRTVRIVASKQGSAVTLGQDYQGRKVSILNNADLNFAQTAWGDSGVYVCSVVSAQDLTGNSEDYTELIVLERKSNTTDLLPEIDLLVMEDWLLVVLVVFGFLLLLLLIAICWCQCCPHTCCCYVSCPCCPEKCCCPRALYEAGKAAKSGVPSHYAPTLYAPSMYAQPPYGGGMQQPGMPMLPLPQGMGGPPLHPNGYGREYDGASSVGQGSQVPLLHDQNSGAGDQTRSGYRIQVDPDGNATRAIYYMEKQLANLDLTQSGDAAGKYNRLDGGMSEVSSLHDDPRGRGGGRSQAPPLATVYDQDEAMSTISSVSTHGQRGRDDYPRRGGGPSPHMGAQGRARSMDNLDDIARRDRYPRDPRDPRDDYPPHRRDGGGARDRRGSDDDFSSHVGYDRDRGRDFDDRRRREPSPDDRHRGGSPASGLQGRRSRSRDDLMAVERDRERGGGRGGGRDAYDDSFLREAMEKKRLGEQQRARSRERLDSDSERSDRGRAPRGPPPLPMSPPSAFPDRRYDDNYPAPPPPPYISDDESLTSSKKSNLRKNGAVSRESLVV
- the lsr gene encoding lipolysis-stimulated lipoprotein receptor isoform X2, with the translated sequence MFLTFVVTVLMATGSTMAISVQCPVKRYVVILFQPVTLTCNFQTSSTQPPVITWKYKSYCRDPIQAALNPSSADNVLSQNNPNYNANIECADSTRTVRIVASKQGSAVTLGQDYQGRKVSILNNADLNFAQTAWGDSGVYVCSVVSAQDLTGNSEDYTELIVLDWLLVVLVVFGFLLLLLLIAICWCQCCPHTCCCYVSCPCCPEKCCCPRALYEAGKAAKSGVPSHYAPTLYAPSMYAQPPYGGGMQQPGMPMLPLPQGMGGPPLHPNGYGREYDGASSVGQGSQVPLLHDQNSGAGDQTRSGYRIQVDPDGNATRAIYYMEKQLANLDLTQSGDAAGKYNRLDGGMSEVSSLHDDPRGRGGGRSQAPPLATVYDQDEAMSTISSVSTHGQRGRDDYPRRGGGPSPHMGAQGRARSMDNLDDIARRDRYPRDPRDPRDDYPPHRRDGGGARDRRGSDDDFSSHVGYDRDRGRDFDDRRRREPSPDDRHRGGSPASGLQGRRSRSRDDLMAVERDRERGGGRGGGRDAYDDSFLREAMEKKRLGEQQRARSRERLDSDSERSDRGRAPRGPPPLPMSPPSAFPDRRYDDNYPAPPPPPYISDDESLTSSKKSNLRKNGAVSRESLVV